From Primulina tabacum isolate GXHZ01 chromosome 2, ASM2559414v2, whole genome shotgun sequence, one genomic window encodes:
- the LOC142533347 gene encoding aureusidin synthase-like, translating to MASITPHSATTLSTAKVHGGSSSSTTTFSYAIPFTKPTKCSPVQKFKHGHKISCRSKDNDKESSSPAKFDRRDVLIGLGGLYGATALTASPLAFSAPVPGPDITKCGPADLPAGAAPTNCCPPLTEKIIDFQLPPPPRTLRVRPAAHLANEAYIAKFNKAMEIMRALPEDDPRSFKQQANVHCAYCDGAYDQAGFPNLELQVHNSWLFFPFHRYYLYFFERILGKLIDDPTFVMPYWNWDAPGGMTIPAMYTNPNSALFDSLRDKSHQPPTVVDLNFSGSGSPINPNQQTSTNLTIMYRQMVSNSKTPQLFFGSSYKAGEEPNPGSGSIENIPHGPVHTWTGDSTQPNFENMGNFYSAGRDPIFFAHHSNIDRLWSIWKTLGGRRRDITDPDYLDASFLFYDENAQMVRVKVRDCLDHTKLGYVYQDQEIPWLESRPKPRVSSALRKLKKLAKAKAADAPGPKEVFPAKLDKVLKVMVKRPKKRRSRKDKEEQEEILVIKGIELDRDVYAKFDVYINDEDDVVTTADNTEFAGSFVNVPHKHKHSKKIRTQLKLSITEILEDLDADDDEHVLVTLVPTSAGESMTIHDMKIEFD from the coding sequence ATGGCATCCATCACTCCACATTCTGCCACCACCCTTTCTACCGCCAAGGTTCACGGcggctcctcctcctccaccaccacATTCTCCTATGCTATTCCCTTCACAAAACCAACAAAATGTTCCCCTGTCCAAAAATTCAAACACGGGCATAAAATTTCTTGCAGATCCAAAGACAATGACAAAGAATCTTCATCACCTGCCAAGTTTGATAGGCGGGACGTGCTGATCGGATTAGGAGGACTGTACGGGGCTACAGCTCTCACCGCCTCTCCGCTGGCCTTCTCTGCTCCTGTCCCTGGCCCAGACATCACAAAATGTGGCCCCGCGGACCTCCCAGCCGGCGCAGCCCCCACAAACTGTTGCCCCCCACTTACTGAAAAAATAATCGATTTCCAGCTCCCTCCACCACCACGAACCTTGCGTGTCCGCCCAGCCGCCCATCTAGCCAATGAAGCATACATAGCTAAATTCAACAAAGCTATGGAGATCATGAGAGCCCTCCCCGAAGATGATCCGCGCAGCTTCAAGCAGCAAGCGAACGTCCACTGTGCTTACTGCGACGGCGCGTATGATCAAGCCGGATTTCCCAATCTGGAGCTTCAAGTTCACAACTCGTGGCTGTTCTTTCCATTCCATAGATACTACCTCTATTTCTTTGAAAGAATCTTGGGAAAATTGATTGACGACCCCACTTTTGTAATGCCATATTGGAACTGGGATGCTCCCGGAGGAATGACTATCCCTGCCATGTACACGAATCCGAATTCTGCACTATTCGACAGTTTACGAGACAAAAGTCACCAGCCTCCAACTGTAGTTGATCTCAATTTTAGTGGGTCGGGTTCCCCTATCAATCCTAATCAGCAAACTTCAACGAACCTGACAATCATGTACAGGCAAATGGTCTCAAACTCAAAAACTCCGCAGCTTTTCTTCGGCAGCAGTTATAAAGCTGGTGAGGAGCCGAATCCAGGAAGCGGGTCGATCGAAAATATCCCCCACGGCCCGGTTCATACATGGACCGGTGATTCGACGCAACCAAATTTCGAGAACATGGGAAACTTCTACTCCGCTGGTCGGGACCCTATTTTCTTCGCTCATCATTCGAATATCGACAGGTTGTGGAGTATATGGAAAACTTTAGGAGGGAGGCGCCGGGATATAACAGACCCTGATTATCTTGACGCCTCGTTTTTGTTTTACGACGAAAACGCGCAAATGGTTCGGGTCAAGGTCCGGGACTGTTTGGATCATACGAAGCTCGGGTACGTTTATCAGGACCAGGAGATTCCATGGCTGGAATCCCGGCCAAAACCTAGGGTCTCTTCTGCTTTAAGGAAACTGAAGAAACTTGCTAAAGCAAAGGCTGCAGATGCCCCCGGCCCGAAAGAAGTGTTCCCCGCAAAGCTTGACAAAGTTTTGAAAGTTATGGTGAAAAGGCCGAAGAAAAGAAGAAGCAGAAAAGACAAGGAAGAGCAGGAAGAGATTCTTGTCATAAAAGGGATCGAATTGGACAGAGATGTTTATGCCAAATTCGATGTTTATATCAATGACGAAGATGATGTAGTGACCACGGCCGATAATACAGAATTTGCGGGAAGTTTTGTGAATGTTCCGCATAAACATAAGCACTCGAAGAAGATTAGGACACAACTAAAGTTGTCGATTACCGAAATCTTGGAGGATTTGGATGCGGACGACGATGAACATGTTCTGGTGACCTTGGTGCCGACCAGTGCCGGTGAATCTATGACGATTCATGATATGAAGATCGAATTCGATTAG